The Sulfurospirillum diekertiae genomic sequence TATTTGCCAAAATGCTTTGAAGCGTGGTGTAGGGTAGATTTGGTAGATTGCCAAATGGACTCAACCCCTTTTTTCATAGACTCAAATTTATCTTCACTTGCGTCTGCAAGCTCTTTAAGTTTAGCTTTTCCCTCATGCATTTTTTCTTCAAGTTCTTTGATTTGTTTATGCATTTCTATTTGAACATCAGCACTCGCACCTGAAGCTTCGGCTTTAAATTTATCCACTTGGGCTTTGCAGGTATCAAATTCTGCTTCTATTTTTTGTTCATAAAGTTTTTTATCACTCATGATAGATCCTTTATAGTTTATTTAGAGAACACGTCTTCCTTGAATAATTCGTACGAGCACTACGATCAGAGCGACGACCAAGAGAACGTGTATAAACCCTCCCATGGTGTAGCTTGTTATAAGACCGAGTGCCCACATGATAATCAGTAAAAGTGCAACTGTATAGAGCATGTGAGTCTCCTTGTTTAATTTTTTGAATTTCCATCAATACTCATGGTATTGATAATTCTTAATACACCATCCACATCTTCGACAAGTTTGGTGACTAAGTCTACTTCAGCAGCATTTTGTGCTTTTCCGCTTACCGTGACAACACCATCTTTGGTGGTAACACTGGTGCGAATGGCACTTGTTGAAGCATGAAGCACTAACGTCATTTTAACTTGAGCTGTAATGGAGGCATCATCCATTTTATCACCTATGGTTTCAGATTTTGAAAGTTTCATATTGTTGATGACACTTTTAACACCTTCCACATTTTTAGCATATTCGGTTGTCAGTTCTTTTTTAGCAGAACTACTCGCATCGCCTTTTAGGGTAACAACACCGTTTTTAACAGTGACATCTGTTGTACTTGCGCTGACATTGGAATGAAATACAAGTTCAGTTTGCACTTTCATCTTAATCCATGTATCGGAATTTGCAGATGAATGATCTTTTTGTATAACGATCTGGTTGTCAACGCTTTTAACGCCAACGATTGCTTCTGCTGTATTGCCTGCCATTGGTTTATGCGCATCATCCAAAACTTCGCCAGAGAGTGTAACAACACCCTCTTTTGAAGCAATTTTGATGTGCTCGTCTTTTAAATAGGTTCTGTAAACAAAACTCTTTTTAAACGATGATTCAATTTGGCTATCCAGATCAGACGCATACGCTGAGATGCTCATAGAAAGGATAACTGCAACAATGGCTGCTGCTATAAATGCGTATTTCATCATAACAGCATAGTGATTGACTGAGGTTCTCAATGTTTGATCGTTTCGTCTTTTTTAGGATCAACTTTAACATTTTCTTTACCTGGCTCAATTACTTTGTTAGCATCTTTTTTAGGATCGCCAAATGCACCGTCTTTTTTTGCAGGATCGATTGGTGTCGTTGAGTTGCTGTTTTTTGTTTTTGTCGTTGTTTTTGTCGTTGAACATGATATATCCTTATGTTTTGGTCGATAGATATTGGGT encodes the following:
- a CDS encoding lmo0937 family membrane protein; this translates as MLYTVALLLIIMWALGLITSYTMGGFIHVLLVVALIVVLVRIIQGRRVL
- a CDS encoding BON domain-containing protein, producing the protein MRTSVNHYAVMMKYAFIAAAIVAVILSMSISAYASDLDSQIESSFKKSFVYRTYLKDEHIKIASKEGVVTLSGEVLDDAHKPMAGNTAEAIVGVKSVDNQIVIQKDHSSANSDTWIKMKVQTELVFHSNVSASTTDVTVKNGVVTLKGDASSSAKKELTTEYAKNVEGVKSVINNMKLSKSETIGDKMDDASITAQVKMTLVLHASTSAIRTSVTTKDGVVTVSGKAQNAAEVDLVTKLVEDVDGVLRIINTMSIDGNSKN